One genomic region from Ptychodera flava strain L36383 chromosome 14, AS_Pfla_20210202, whole genome shotgun sequence encodes:
- the LOC139149179 gene encoding glia maturation factor gamma-like codes for MSQQVQICEVDEDLKARLKKFRFRKEKNNAAILMKIDRDSLMVKFEEEFEDCSLEELQEELPAAQPRYLLYSYCLTHDDGRISYPLVFIFITPLGCKPDLQMMYAGSKLHVVQETGLTKVFEIRQAEEMTEEWLKQKLSFFR; via the exons ATG TCTCAACAAGTGCAAATTTGTGAAGTGGATGAAGATTTGAAGGCCAGGTTGAAGAAGTTTCGTTTTCGCAAAGAAAAGAATAATGCAGCAATTCTCA TGAAAATTGACAGAGACTCATTAATGGTGAAATTCGAAGAAGAATTTGAG GATTGTAGCTTAGAAGAGCTGCAGGAGGAGCTACCAGCAGCTCAGCCCAGATATCTACTCTACAGTTATTGTCTAACCCATGATGATGGCAGAATTTCATATCCATTGGTATTCATATTCATCACTCCGCTAG GTTGCAAACCAGATCTTCAAATGATGTATGCAGGAAGTAAGCTGCATGTTGTCCAGGAAACTGGCCTAACCAAG GTGTTTGAAATTCGCCAGGCAGAGGAAATGACAGAAGAGTGGCTGAAACAAAAGCTTAGTTTCTTTCGTTAA
- the LOC139149176 gene encoding RNA polymerase II-associated factor 1 homolog: protein MPPTIQSGDRSDRERKSRSTGPGRSDLVCRVKYCNNLPDIPFDPKFITYPFEPNRFVQYNATSLERAYKHELLTEHDLGVTIDLINPDTYKIDPNAVLDPADEKLLEEEISTPGDSKRSRRHAKSVSWLRKTEYISTEYNRFTHSSEKAETKVGASLRKQFADEDLYKDRDSQIAAIEKTFEMAKQPILQHYSKPHVTPVETYPVCPDFDLWIHPCAQVIFDSDPAVKDKPVVHQVEEMSQAMIRGMVDESGEQFVGYFLPTEETKKKRKRDFEEDTDYVPEEEYEYKMVREYNWNVKNKATKGYEENYFFVLRPEGFYYNELETRVRLSKRRAKGGMVAGNSQLVVKHRDLMEQERAQQEGRLMQLEPAMQEEEDAEIEEEEEEMEAEGEGEVEVEEEEEREVDEDEESKEIASEAEESGSEKEASEGEEQNESGQEVNEEAASENEEESGSEKGEESGSSSSSSESESEEEERRNEEEIFGSASESEEDEGEAKSDSEDSD, encoded by the exons ATGCCGCCAACGATACAGAGTGGAGACAGGAGCGATCGCGAGAGAAA GTCACGTAGCACTGGTCCAGGAAG GTCAGATTTGGTCTGTCGAGTGAAATACTGCAATAATCTTCCTGATATTCCGTTTGATCCCAAATTCATCACATACCCCTTTGAACCCAACCGGTTTGTCCAGTACAATGCTACCTCATTGGAAAGGGCCTACAAACATGAATTACTCACAGAACACGATCTTGGAGTGACAATTGACCTCATCAATCCAGACACATACAAGATAGATCCAAATG CTGTTCTTGATCCAGCAGATGAAAAACTCTTAGAAGAAGAAATTTCAACACCAGGCGATTCAAAGAG GTCGAGGCGACATGCAAAGTCTGTGTCCTGGCTAAGGAAGACTGAATACATATCAACAGAATACAACAGATTTACACACAGCAGTGAGAAAGCTGAAACAAA GGTTGGTGCAAGTTTACGAAAACAGTTTGCAGATGAAGATCTTTACAAG GACCGTGACAGTCAGATTGCTGCTATTGAGAAAACCTTTGAAATGGCCAAACAACCA attcTTCAGCACTACAGTAAACCTCATGTCACTCCGGTTGAAACTTACCCAGTCTGCCCAGACTTTGAT CTTTGGATACATCCATGTGCTCAAGTCATCTTTGACAGTGACCCAGCCGTCAAGGACAAACCAGTTGTTCATCAAGTTGAAGAGATGTCACAAGCCATGATCAG AGGTATGGTAGATGAAAGCGGAGAGCAATTTGTAGGTTACTTCCTGCCAACTGAGGAGACGAAGAAAAAGAGGAAACGTGACTTTGAAGAGGACACTGACTATGTACCAGAGGAAGA ATATGAATACAAGATGGTGAGGGAATACAACTGGAATGTGAAAAACAAAGCAAccaaaggatatgaagaaaactACTTCTTTGTTCTCAGACCTGAAGGATTTTACTACAATGAGCTGGAAACAAG AGTTCGACTAAGTAAAAGAAGAGCCAAGGGTGGGATGGTGGCTGGAAATTCACAGCTGGTCGTCAAACATCGTGACTTGATGGAGCAAGAAAGAGCACAGCAG GAGGGCAGACTAATGCAGTTGGAGCCTGCAATGCAAGAGGAAGAAGATGCAGAAATTGAAGAGGAGGAAGAGGAGATGGAAGCAGAGGGTGAGGGTGAGGTAGAAGTTGAGGAGGAAGAAGAAAGAGAGGTTGACGAAGATGAAGAAAGTAAAGAAATTGCAAGTGAAGCAGAAG AGAGTGGTAGTGAGAAAGAGGCCAGTGAAGGAGAGGAACAAAACGAAAGTGGACAGGAGGTCAACGAAGAAGCCGCCAGTGAGAATGAAGAAGAAAGTGGGAGTGAGAAGGGTGAGGAATCAGGCAGCAGTAGTAGCAGCAGTGAGAGTGAAAGTGAAGAAGAAGAAAGGCGAAATGAAGAGGAGATCTTTGGAAGTGCCAGTGAGAGTGAAGAAGATGAAGGAGAAGCTAAGAGTGACTCTGAAGACAGTGATTGA
- the LOC139149177 gene encoding mediator of RNA polymerase II transcription subunit 29-like, with product MATSQQSSQNDPLQQSQQSQQQSQQQQQQQQPIDDPTSKVKMLVPHLRESLVNLMKITSHNFVNYAGIDNASKSENPSQRLDKSLEEFYSICDQIELNLRLAREYMVQSGESAHHTPVAIWAPKTEAGQMDTLQNYGMYINTVKTQITYAKDIHDLLQEWCKRLGSSTVIEK from the exons ATGGCGACAAGTCAGCAGTCAAGCCAAAATGACCCGCTGCAGCAGTCACAGCAATCACAGCAGCAGTCCCAGcagcaacagcaacaacaacagccAATCGATGACCCAACTTCAAAAGTCAAAATGCTAGTTCCCCATCTTCGCGAATCGTTGGTC AATCTCATGAAGATCACAAGTCATAACTTTGTTAATTATGCCGGAATAGATAATGCATC AAAAAGTGAAAACCCAAGTCAAAGGTTGGATAAAAGTTTGGAAGAATTTTACTCAATTTGTGACCAGATTGAACTTAACTTG AGGCTAGCCAGAGAGTACATGGTCCAATCAGGAGAGAGTGCCCACCATACACCTGTTGCCATCTGGGCACCAAAGACAGAGGCTGGCCAGATGGACACTCTGCAGAATTATGGCATGTACATCAACACTGTCAAAACTCAAATCACATATGCAAAGGACATTCATGATTTGCTTCAAGAATGGTGTAAGAGACTTGGTTCTAGTACTGTCAtagaaaaatga
- the LOC139149175 gene encoding DNA helicase MCM8-like — protein sequence MSSGSNSGRARGGWRGGRGGGGRGGNYRGRGGGWWRGRGNGRGNYFSSYRNRGGGRDMNTSGLGRGSQSGVLVPRQVQATLDNYNPSPYKGWRMYMTDEGYSDGSPSVTKIHAFEKYFTGQLQTLNKDEIERKGSIHVDYKDLIQNDEIREAIPTLSTDIKEMPTKILQCLGLAAHQVLTHDLERQALELQQQSQSQDGQKVEVPPLLVSVPYIHARLLNYEPVTPLKNLKANYYGKFVTIKGTVVRVSNIKPMCTKIAFQCNTCGEIQSLTLPEGKYVLPTKCPGGECRGRSFIPLKSSPLTETIDWQTIKVQEIINDDQREAGRIPRTVECELTQDLVDSCIPGDMVTISGVVKVTSSDDGRNRNKDKCMFLLYINANAVNNSKGNKKGESSTGLAIDFTIKELYAIQAIQAEKNLLKLIVGSVCPAIYGHEMVKAGLVLGLFGGTHKFVNDKNRIPVRGDPHILIVGDPGLGKSQMLQAVSNIAPRGVYVCGNTTTTSGLTVTLTKDGSSGDFALEAGALVLGDQGCCCIDEFDKMGNQHQALLEAMEQQSISIAKAGIVCSLPARTSILAAANPVGGHYNKAKTVAENLKMGSALLSRFDLVFILLDKPDEEMDSMLSEHVMSMHGGGGRRSAMGGRVQRPSGSSDDSDEAKRLWDEEKPLSERLKVGKAESHDPIPHQLLRKYVGYARKYVHPKLTPEAAGVLQKFYLELRKQRQGPDTTPITTRQLESLIRLTEARARLELREKATAKDAEDVIEIMKYSMVDTYSDEFGLLDFQRSQHGSGMSSRSQAKKFIAVLNRMSEQTYNSLFTVQQMRQIAKEAGIAVGDFEGFISSLNNQGYLLKKGPRMYQLQTSDY from the exons ATGAGTTCAGGGTCAAACAGCGGCAGAGCAAGAGGAGGTTGGAGAGGAGGGAGAGGAGGTGGTGGACGGGGAGGCAACTACAGAGGACGTGGTGGTGGGTGGTGGAGAGGACGTGGTAATGGTAGAGGAAATTATTTCAGTAGCTACAGAAACCGTGGAGGTGGCAGGGATATGAATACATCAGGACTAG GAAGAGGCTCACAGTCAGGGGTTTTGGTGCCTAGGCAGGTACAGGCAACTCTTGATAACTACAATCCTTCACCATATAAAGGATGGAGAATGTACATGACTGATGAAG GTTATTCAGATGGCTCACCTTCTGTTACTAAAATTCATGCTTTTGAGAAGTATTTTACAGGCCAACTGCAGACTCTAAACAAG GATGAAATAGAAAGAAAAGGAAGCATCCATGTTGATTACAAGGATTTGAtacaaaatgatgaaatacGTGAAGCTATTCCAACACTGTCAACAGATATCAAGGAAATGCCTACCAAAATTCTACAGTGTTTAGGACTTGCTGCTCATCAG GTTCTGACCCATGACTTGGAACGTCAAGCATTAGAATTACAACAGCAAAGTCAAAGTCAAGATGGTCAGAAGGTAGAAGTTCCTCCTCTGTTGGTCAGTGTACCCTATATCCATGCAAG ATTACTGAACTATGAGCCAGTAACACCATTGAAGAATCTCAAAGCTAACTATTATG GAAAGTTTGTAACCATAAAAGGTACAGTGGTTAGAGTGAGTAACATCAAACCTATGTGTACAAAGATAGCCTTCCAGTGCAATACATGTGGTGAGATTCAG TCACTTACCTTACCAGAGGGAAAGTACGTTCTTCCAACAAAA TGTCCAGGAGGGGAGTGTCGGGGTAGATCATTCATACCACTGAAAAGTTCTCCACTGACAGAGACCATAGACTGGCAGACCATCAAAGTACAGGAAATCATCAATGATGACCAGAGAGAGGCTGGGCGAATACCAAGAACAGTGGAATGTGAACTCACTCAAGATTTAG TTGATAGTTGCATACCTGGAGACATGGTCACAATAAGTGGTGTTGTCAAGGTGACTAGCAGTGATGATG GCCGAAATCGGAACAAAGACAAGTGTATGTTCCTACTGTACATCAATGCCAACGCAGTGAACAATAGCAAAGGCAATAAGAAGGGAGAATCGAGTACCGGCCTTGCCATTGATTTCACTATCAAGGAGCTCTATGCTATACAAGCTATTCAGGCAGAGAAGAACTTGCTCAAACTTATTGTAGG GTCAGTATGTCCGGCGATCTATGGTCATGAGATGGTCAAAGCTGGCCTTGTACTCGGACTGTTTGGTGGCACTCATAAATTTGTCAATGACAAG AACCGAATACCAGTGAGAGGAGATCCTCACATACTTATTGTTGGAGACCCTGGTCTGGGAAAAAGTCAG ATGTTACAGGCAGTATCCAATATTGCACCAAGAGGTGTATATGTCTGTGGCAATACAACCACGACATCAGGGTTGACAGTTACACTGACCAAGGATGGATCATCTGGTGACTTTGCATTGGAAGCTGGTGCATTGGTTCTTGGTGATCAAG GTTGTTGCTGCATTGATGAGTTTGATAAAATGGGAAATCAACACCAAGCCTTATTGGAAGCCATG GAGCAGCAAAGTATAAGTATAGCAAAAGCTGGCATAGTGTGCAGTTTGCCAGCCAGAACTTCCATCCTAGCAGCTGCCAATCCTGTTGGTGGTCACTACAACAAAGCTAAGACTGTGGCCGAAAATCTCAA GATGGGCAGTGCCTTGCTATCTCGTTTTGATCTTGTCTTCATACTATTGGACAAGCCAGATGAAGAAATGGATTCCATGCTATCAGaacatgtgatgtccatgcatgGTGGAGGTGGTAGAAG GTCTGCCATGGGTGGCAGAGTTCAAAGGCCATCTGGTAGTTCAGATGACAGTGATGAAGCCAAAAGACTTTGGGATGAAGAAAAACCTCTATCAGAGAGACTTAAG GTTGGCAAGGCTGAGTCTCATGATCCAATACCTCATCAGTTGCTCCGCAAATATGTTGGCTATGCCAGGAAATACGTCCATCCTAAACTGACCCCCGAGGCTGCTGGTGTTCTCCAG AAGTTCTACCTTGAGTTGCGCAAACAAAGACAGGGTCCAGACACCACCCCAATTACTACCAGACAGCTTGAATCATTAATCAGGCTGACTGAGGCAAGAGCCAGACTGGAATTGAGAGAGAAAGCCACGGCCAAAGATGCTGAAGATGTCATTGAAATCATGAAATACAG CATGGTAGACACATACAGTGATGAATTTGGTCTGTTAGATTTCCAGCGTTCACAGCATGGATCAGGAATGAGTTCTAGATCTCAG GCAAAGAAGTTCATTGCTGTTCTCAATAGAATGTCAGAACAAACCTATAACTCACTGTTCACCGTCCAGCAAATGAGACAGATAGCAAAG GAGGCCGGCATAGCTGTTGGTGACTTTGAAGGTTTTATTTCGTCTCTCAACAACCAAGGTTACTTGCTGAAGAAAGGACCCAGAATGTATCAGCTTCAAACATCAGATTACTAA